Proteins encoded in a region of the Triplophysa rosa linkage group LG6, Trosa_1v2, whole genome shotgun sequence genome:
- the lrrfip1a gene encoding leucine-rich repeat flightless-interacting protein 1 isoform X14: protein MGSQGPGRKRTTSKNGLTAEEDALNVIAREAEARLAAKRAARAEAREIRMKELERQQKEVSDDEERMSVGSRSDMREDCSSSVASYMHSSTASITGLTRDLDHVIIPDLPDVNGRPSMADDRLERDYLEKGSSRASTISGATLTSLGGTSSRRGSGDTSFTADTEVSIREIKEIHELKDQIQDVEAKHMQNLKELKESLMEVEGKYRKAMVSNAQMDNEKTNLIYEVDILKDSLMELEEMLSETRRELEEKSKDFEREKHAHSILQFQYNELKETLKQSEELLTEIRQLRLKQDGFVREVSDLQETIEWKNKKIGALERQKEFSDAIRNERDELRDEVVQLKDILKKHGIVLGHDLATNGETGEEVGETEQSSQTSSVEIREGSSVLGTHQLKMCKDQDRKILDKDVKQNQVSSHVPLSSTEKSLDTNENGDFREEVNLSEEQQSDNRPEPKPPSSVGDREIVVTKPTAEIKAEQLVLEDLGGNTVEFDVHIDGPMETDQQESICAKQIIKKETSVESDSGPILEEDQPGEDVLDNKSKPMEKPVESLHTEKLPQSQGAGVSNKKKKKKKKSKQKQKQSDKLESEAKIDSKNEKVFSEDNPDQNLKSDQKVNHEDYLRNDVFTAMHTEIPADDSHDDKRKVEMDCVKKIIADKHADDARDQDKHADDARDQFKVIQDLVDSAEISNSESTTGKSFPSTVSISNITDQTEVSANPPQEVSSEKDALLSHEVSDKLVDTADRCVETLDSVSRFDNIEKSLMVDDTEVKRHVDSEAFPPLLMHQSIDPEESAFSGDHDESVPKCPLASSITEKVENESENVIQEQSTSHNSIEVDQNEVKTQQDELVEEALHSGEAFNRDGNIDTAVSESQLVLEKGEGEEEERSLHDQLLPDQDSLGASDQECKLEKGDYKKEGSFQGPITIDMQLPGEAEDILADKSEKVEKEESTQVMLDVQIPDDKGILVEKGEDHETEGSIQDQVMLDTQLPGNNDDILMEKGEEHEEEDSVQDQVMLDTQLSGEDEGVLVESVTGSPELREDPEEEDEGENFEFDDMDLEASSNDPPKHCKDQASDDVTLLKESVHEANKEYQSNAINEDHTQDDEPLERPDQDSEQKKQMDDENTIENPQTTTEVETCLTEDSQVNKKDIKPDHQQQECTLEKHHRTSEELRHSDPISEMETKDVGQEMNSSIIHENQGTKTSREQEAERETTTTNKEDDRKETKKSSKKGKGKGKEECKMS from the exons ATGGGATCACAAGGGCCAGGACGTAAACGAACCACCAGCAAAAATGGCTTGACGGCTGAGGAAGATGCCCTCAACGTTATTGCAAGAGAG GCTGAAGCCCGTTTGGCAGCTAAGAGGGCGGCCCGTGCAGAAGCTCGTGAGATCAGAATGAAAGAACTAGAGAGACAACAGAAAGAG GTGTCAGATGATGAAGAACGGATGTCAGTGGGGAGCAGGAGCGACATGCGG GAGGATTGCAGCAGCTCAGTGGCTAGTTATATGCACAGCAGCACAGCTAGTATAACTGGTCTTACTAGAGATCTGGACCATGTCATTATCCCCGACCTGCCGGATGTTAATGGAAGACCGTCTATG GCTGATGACAGGTTAGAGCGTGACTACTTGGAAAAG ggctCTTCACGAGCATCAACGATATCTGGCGCTACTCTCACCTCTCTGGGCGGGACATCTTCACGGAGAGGAAGCGGAGATACATCTTTCACTGCAGACACAGAAGTTTCCATACGGGAAATCAAG GAGATCCATGAGCTTAAGGATCAGATTCAAGACGTGGAGGCGAAGCACATGCAGAACCTCAAAGAGCTCAAG GAGTCACTAATGGAAGTGGAGGGAAAGTACCGGAAGGCCATGGTGTCCAATGCACAGATGGACAACGAGAAGACCAATCTGATATATGAAGTGGACATTTTAAAAGACTCTTTAATGGAACTGGAGGAAATGCTCTCTGAAACACGACGTGAGCTTGAGGAGAAGAGTAAG GACTTCGAAAGAGAGAAGCATGCACATAGTATACTGCAGTTTCAGtacaatgaattaaaagagacGTTAAAACAAAGTGAAGAACTGCTAACT GAGATCCGTCAGTTACGACTCAAACAGGACGGCTTTGTCAGAGAGGTTTCTGACCTTCAGGAAACTATTGAATggaagaataaaaaaattggG GCATTAGAGAGGCAGAAGGAGTTTTCCGACGCCATTCGGAATGAGAGAGACGAGCTCAGAGATGAGGTCGTTCAGctcaaagatattttgaag AAACATGGTATTGTCCTTGGACATGATCTAGCCACCAATGGAGAAACGGGTGAAGAAGTGGGAGAGACTGAACAGAGTTCTCAGACATCATCTGTTGAGATCCGAGAGGGGAGCAGTGTGCTAG GGACTCATCAGTTGAAGATGTGCAAAGACCAGGACCGAAAAATTTTGGATAAGGATGTGAAACAGAATCAAGTGTCTTCACATGTCCCACTGAGCTCTACAGAGAAATCTTTAGATACAAACGAGAATGGAGACTTTAGGGAAGAAGTAAACCTGAGTGAAGAGCAACAGTCTGATAACAGACCTGAACCCAAACCTCCAAGTTCTGTTGGTGATCGTGAGATCGTTGTAACAAAACCCACGGCTGAGATCAAAGCAGAGCAGCTTGTATTGGAAGATTTAGGCGGTAATACTGTGGAGTTTGATGTTCACATAGATGGACCTATGGAAACAGATCAACAAGAGAGCATATGTGCCAAACAGATCATCAAAAAAGAAACGTCTGTAGAGTCGGACTCTGGTCCGATACTTGAAGAAGATCAGCCTGGTGAGGATGTACTTGATAATAAAAGCAAGCCTATGGAGAAACCTGTTGAATCTTTACACACAGAGAAGCTTCCACAATCCCAAGGTGCCGGTGTTtcaaataaaaagaagaaaaagaagaagaaaagcaaacagaaacagaaacaaagtgACAAGCTGGAGAGCGAAGCAAAGATAGACAGCAAGAATGAAAAGGTCTTCAGTGAGGATAATCCAGACCAAAATTTAAAAAGTGATCAAAAAGTGAACCATGAGGATTACTTGAGGAATGACGTATTTACAGCAATGCATACAGAAATCCCAGCTGATGATTCACATGATGATAAAAGAAAGGTTGAAATGGACTGTGTCAAAAAAATAATCGCAGATAAACATGCTGATGATGCTAGAGATCAAGATAAACATGCTGATGATGCTAGAGATCAATTTAAAGTAATTCAAGATTTGGTTGATTCAGCAGAGATATCAAATTCTGAATCTACAACTGGTAAGAGTTTCCCTTCAACAGTCAGTATCTCTAACATCACAGACCAAACGGAAGTTTCAGCAAATCCACCCCAAGAGGTTTCTTCAGAAAAAGATGCATTACTGTCTCATGAAGTTTCTGATAAGCTTGTGGATACTGCTGACAGGTGCGTGGAAACCCTTGACTCTGTCAGCAGGTTTGACAACATTGAGAAGTCTTTGATGGTAGATGACACAGAAGTGAAGCGTCATGTGGACAGTGAAGCTTTTCCGCCTCTACTAATGCATCAAAGTATTGATCCAGAAGAGAGCGCTTTCTCTGGAGATCATGATGAGTCTGTTCCGAAATGTCCTTTAGCTTCCTCTATCACAGAGAAggtagaaaatgaaagtgagaATGTAATTCAGGAACAATCAACATCTCACAATAGTATTGAGGTGGACCAAAATGAGGTAAAAACACAGCAAGATGAATTAGTTGAGGAAGCTCTGCATAGCGGAGAAGCTTTTAATAGAGACGGTAATATAGACACAGCTGTATCCGAATCCCAACTTGTTTTAGAAAAAGGTGAAGGTGAAGAAGAGGAAAGATCACTGCATGATCAGCTTCTACCTGATCAGGATTCACTGGGAGCCTCGGACCAAGAATGCAAGCTTGAAAAAGGTGATTATAAGAAGGAAGGATCATTTCAGGGACCGATTACAATTGATATGCAACTGCCTGGAGAGGCGGAGGATATTCTGGCAGACAAAAGTGAGAAGGTTGAGAAGGAAGAATCAACCCAGGTTATGCTTGATGTGCAGATTCCTGATGATAAAGGTATTCTTGTTGAGAAGGGTGAGGATCATGAGACTGAAGGATCAATCCAGGATCAGGTTATGCTTGATACTCAACTGCCTGGAAATAATGACGATATTCTGATGGAAAAAGGTGAGGAGCATGAGGAGGAGGACTCAGTCCAAGATCAGGTTATGCTTGATACACAACTGTCTGGAGAGGATGAAGGCGTTTTGGTGGAGTCTGTTACAGGTTCCCCAGAGCTCAGAGAAGATCCTGAGGAGGAAGATGAAGGAGAAAATTTTGAATTTGATGACATGGATCTTGAAGCATCATCAAACGATCCTCCAAAGCACTGTAAAGATCAAGCAAGTGATGATGTTACTCTGTTAAAAGAAAGTGTGCATGAAGCAAACAAAGAATACCAAAGCAATGCCATCAATGAAGACCATACTCAAGATGATGAACCTCTGGAACGTCCAGATCAGGATTCTGAGCAAAAGAAGCAGATGGATGATGAAAATACTATTGAAAACCCACAAACAACGACAGAGGTAGAAACATGTTTAACAGAGGACAGCCAAGTCAACAAGAAAGACATTAAACCTGATCATCAACAACAAGAATGTACACTTGAGAAGCATCACCGAACGTCAGAAGAACTGAGGCACAGTGATCCGATCTCAGAGATGGAGACAAAAGATGTAGGCCAAGAGATGAATAGTTCCATTATCCATGAAAACCAAGGAACTAAGACTTCACGAGAGCAGGAAGCTGAGAGAGAAACAACAACGACCAACAAAGAAGATGATAGGAAGGAAACTAAAAAAAGTAGCAAGAAAGGAAAAGGCAAGGGGAAAGAGGAATGTAAAATGTCTTAA
- the lrrfip1a gene encoding nestin isoform X6 — protein sequence MGSQGPGRKRTTSKNGLTAEEDALNVIAREAEARLAAKRAARAEAREIRMKELERQQKEVSDDEERMSVGSRSDMRLPQIPSSHSHKKSKKKKKHSSKTSNGCDDDDLSTLSSRSSRLSDESKRSRSSRPDLQSGPVYEDSLYSGSRRSSVRASSEYSGFRGSRTSSRANSACSSPVEDCSSSVASYMHSSTASITGLTRDLDHVIIPDLPDVNGRPSMADDRLERDYLEKGSSRASTISGATLTSLGGTSSRRGSGDTSFTADTEVSIREIKEIHELKDQIQDVEAKHMQNLKELKESLMEVEGKYRKAMVSNAQMDNEKTNLIYEVDILKDSLMELEEMLSETRRELEEKSKDFEREKHAHSILQFQYNELKETLKQSEELLTEIRQLRLKQDGFVREVSDLQETIEWKNKKIGALERQKEFSDAIRNERDELRDEVVQLKDILKKHGIVLGHDLATNGETGEEVGETEQSSQTSSVEIREGSSVLGTHQLKMCKDQDRKILDKDVKQNQVSSHVPLSSTEKSLDTNENGDFREEVNLSEEQQSDNRPEPKPPSSVGDREIVVTKPTAEIKAEQLVLEDLGGNTVEFDVHIDGPMETDQQESICAKQIIKKETSVESDSGPILEEDQPGEDVLDNKSKPMEKPVESLHTEKLPQSQGAGVSNKKKKKKKKSKQKQKQSDKLESEAKIDSKNEKVFSEDNPDQNLKSDQKVNHEDYLRNDVFTAMHTEIPADDSHDDKRKVEMDCVKKIIADKHADDARDQDKHADDARDQFKVIQDLVDSAEISNSESTTGKSFPSTVSISNITDQTEVSANPPQEVSSEKDALLSHEVSDKLVDTADRCVETLDSVSRFDNIEKSLMVDDTEVKRHVDSEAFPPLLMHQSIDPEESAFSGDHDESVPKCPLASSITEKVENESENVIQEQSTSHNSIEVDQNEVKTQQDELVEEALHSGEAFNRDGNIDTAVSESQLVLEKGEGEEEERSLHDQLLPDQDSLGASDQECKLEKGDYKKEGSFQGPITIDMQLPGEAEDILADKSEKVEKEESTQVMLDVQIPDDKGILVEKGEDHETEGSIQDQVMLDTQLPGNNDDILMEKGEEHEEEDSVQDQVMLDTQLSGEDEGVLVESVTGSPELREDPEEEDEGENFEFDDMDLEASSNDPPKHCKDQASDDVTLLKESVHEANKEYQSNAINEDHTQDDEPLERPDQDSEQKKQMDDENTIENPQTTTEVETCLTEDSQVNKKDIKPDHQQQECTLEKHHRTSEELRHSDPISEMETKDVGQEMNSSIIHENQGTKTSREQEAERETTTTNKEDDRKETKKSSKKGKGKGKEECKMS from the exons ATGGGATCACAAGGGCCAGGACGTAAACGAACCACCAGCAAAAATGGCTTGACGGCTGAGGAAGATGCCCTCAACGTTATTGCAAGAGAG GCTGAAGCCCGTTTGGCAGCTAAGAGGGCGGCCCGTGCAGAAGCTCGTGAGATCAGAATGAAAGAACTAGAGAGACAACAGAAAGAG GTGTCAGATGATGAAGAACGGATGTCAGTGGGGAGCAGGAGCGACATGCGG CTTCCACAGATCCCATCCTCTCATTCACATAAGAAgtccaagaaaaagaagaaacatTCTTCCAAGACT AGCAATggctgtgatgatgatgatctcAGCACATTATCTAGTCGG AGCTCCAGACTCAGTGATGAGAGCAAAAGGTCTCGTTCCTCTAGGCCTGATCTGCAGTCG GGCCCTGTTTACGAGGACAGTCTCTACAGCGGCTCTCGACGCTCCAGTGTTCGCGCT TCGTCTGAATACAGTGGTTTTAGGGGGTCTAGGACTTCTTCCAGGGCAAATTCTGCGTGCAGCAGCCCTGTG GAGGATTGCAGCAGCTCAGTGGCTAGTTATATGCACAGCAGCACAGCTAGTATAACTGGTCTTACTAGAGATCTGGACCATGTCATTATCCCCGACCTGCCGGATGTTAATGGAAGACCGTCTATG GCTGATGACAGGTTAGAGCGTGACTACTTGGAAAAG ggctCTTCACGAGCATCAACGATATCTGGCGCTACTCTCACCTCTCTGGGCGGGACATCTTCACGGAGAGGAAGCGGAGATACATCTTTCACTGCAGACACAGAAGTTTCCATACGGGAAATCAAG GAGATCCATGAGCTTAAGGATCAGATTCAAGACGTGGAGGCGAAGCACATGCAGAACCTCAAAGAGCTCAAG GAGTCACTAATGGAAGTGGAGGGAAAGTACCGGAAGGCCATGGTGTCCAATGCACAGATGGACAACGAGAAGACCAATCTGATATATGAAGTGGACATTTTAAAAGACTCTTTAATGGAACTGGAGGAAATGCTCTCTGAAACACGACGTGAGCTTGAGGAGAAGAGTAAG GACTTCGAAAGAGAGAAGCATGCACATAGTATACTGCAGTTTCAGtacaatgaattaaaagagacGTTAAAACAAAGTGAAGAACTGCTAACT GAGATCCGTCAGTTACGACTCAAACAGGACGGCTTTGTCAGAGAGGTTTCTGACCTTCAGGAAACTATTGAATggaagaataaaaaaattggG GCATTAGAGAGGCAGAAGGAGTTTTCCGACGCCATTCGGAATGAGAGAGACGAGCTCAGAGATGAGGTCGTTCAGctcaaagatattttgaag AAACATGGTATTGTCCTTGGACATGATCTAGCCACCAATGGAGAAACGGGTGAAGAAGTGGGAGAGACTGAACAGAGTTCTCAGACATCATCTGTTGAGATCCGAGAGGGGAGCAGTGTGCTAG GGACTCATCAGTTGAAGATGTGCAAAGACCAGGACCGAAAAATTTTGGATAAGGATGTGAAACAGAATCAAGTGTCTTCACATGTCCCACTGAGCTCTACAGAGAAATCTTTAGATACAAACGAGAATGGAGACTTTAGGGAAGAAGTAAACCTGAGTGAAGAGCAACAGTCTGATAACAGACCTGAACCCAAACCTCCAAGTTCTGTTGGTGATCGTGAGATCGTTGTAACAAAACCCACGGCTGAGATCAAAGCAGAGCAGCTTGTATTGGAAGATTTAGGCGGTAATACTGTGGAGTTTGATGTTCACATAGATGGACCTATGGAAACAGATCAACAAGAGAGCATATGTGCCAAACAGATCATCAAAAAAGAAACGTCTGTAGAGTCGGACTCTGGTCCGATACTTGAAGAAGATCAGCCTGGTGAGGATGTACTTGATAATAAAAGCAAGCCTATGGAGAAACCTGTTGAATCTTTACACACAGAGAAGCTTCCACAATCCCAAGGTGCCGGTGTTtcaaataaaaagaagaaaaagaagaagaaaagcaaacagaaacagaaacaaagtgACAAGCTGGAGAGCGAAGCAAAGATAGACAGCAAGAATGAAAAGGTCTTCAGTGAGGATAATCCAGACCAAAATTTAAAAAGTGATCAAAAAGTGAACCATGAGGATTACTTGAGGAATGACGTATTTACAGCAATGCATACAGAAATCCCAGCTGATGATTCACATGATGATAAAAGAAAGGTTGAAATGGACTGTGTCAAAAAAATAATCGCAGATAAACATGCTGATGATGCTAGAGATCAAGATAAACATGCTGATGATGCTAGAGATCAATTTAAAGTAATTCAAGATTTGGTTGATTCAGCAGAGATATCAAATTCTGAATCTACAACTGGTAAGAGTTTCCCTTCAACAGTCAGTATCTCTAACATCACAGACCAAACGGAAGTTTCAGCAAATCCACCCCAAGAGGTTTCTTCAGAAAAAGATGCATTACTGTCTCATGAAGTTTCTGATAAGCTTGTGGATACTGCTGACAGGTGCGTGGAAACCCTTGACTCTGTCAGCAGGTTTGACAACATTGAGAAGTCTTTGATGGTAGATGACACAGAAGTGAAGCGTCATGTGGACAGTGAAGCTTTTCCGCCTCTACTAATGCATCAAAGTATTGATCCAGAAGAGAGCGCTTTCTCTGGAGATCATGATGAGTCTGTTCCGAAATGTCCTTTAGCTTCCTCTATCACAGAGAAggtagaaaatgaaagtgagaATGTAATTCAGGAACAATCAACATCTCACAATAGTATTGAGGTGGACCAAAATGAGGTAAAAACACAGCAAGATGAATTAGTTGAGGAAGCTCTGCATAGCGGAGAAGCTTTTAATAGAGACGGTAATATAGACACAGCTGTATCCGAATCCCAACTTGTTTTAGAAAAAGGTGAAGGTGAAGAAGAGGAAAGATCACTGCATGATCAGCTTCTACCTGATCAGGATTCACTGGGAGCCTCGGACCAAGAATGCAAGCTTGAAAAAGGTGATTATAAGAAGGAAGGATCATTTCAGGGACCGATTACAATTGATATGCAACTGCCTGGAGAGGCGGAGGATATTCTGGCAGACAAAAGTGAGAAGGTTGAGAAGGAAGAATCAACCCAGGTTATGCTTGATGTGCAGATTCCTGATGATAAAGGTATTCTTGTTGAGAAGGGTGAGGATCATGAGACTGAAGGATCAATCCAGGATCAGGTTATGCTTGATACTCAACTGCCTGGAAATAATGACGATATTCTGATGGAAAAAGGTGAGGAGCATGAGGAGGAGGACTCAGTCCAAGATCAGGTTATGCTTGATACACAACTGTCTGGAGAGGATGAAGGCGTTTTGGTGGAGTCTGTTACAGGTTCCCCAGAGCTCAGAGAAGATCCTGAGGAGGAAGATGAAGGAGAAAATTTTGAATTTGATGACATGGATCTTGAAGCATCATCAAACGATCCTCCAAAGCACTGTAAAGATCAAGCAAGTGATGATGTTACTCTGTTAAAAGAAAGTGTGCATGAAGCAAACAAAGAATACCAAAGCAATGCCATCAATGAAGACCATACTCAAGATGATGAACCTCTGGAACGTCCAGATCAGGATTCTGAGCAAAAGAAGCAGATGGATGATGAAAATACTATTGAAAACCCACAAACAACGACAGAGGTAGAAACATGTTTAACAGAGGACAGCCAAGTCAACAAGAAAGACATTAAACCTGATCATCAACAACAAGAATGTACACTTGAGAAGCATCACCGAACGTCAGAAGAACTGAGGCACAGTGATCCGATCTCAGAGATGGAGACAAAAGATGTAGGCCAAGAGATGAATAGTTCCATTATCCATGAAAACCAAGGAACTAAGACTTCACGAGAGCAGGAAGCTGAGAGAGAAACAACAACGACCAACAAAGAAGATGATAGGAAGGAAACTAAAAAAAGTAGCAAGAAAGGAAAAGGCAAGGGGAAAGAGGAATGTAAAATGTCTTAA